In a genomic window of Lacrimispora sp. BS-2:
- a CDS encoding HIT family protein, whose protein sequence is MKDPNCAYCMKGELVAKFGYPICEMETGFLYLFKEQSKKGRVILAYKDHVSELVDIKDEERNAFFADTARVSRAIHKVFNPDKVNYGAYGDTGCHLHMHIVPKYNGGDEWGSTFTMNPDKVYLTDKEYEEMAAAIRAAL, encoded by the coding sequence ATGAAAGATCCAAATTGCGCATACTGTATGAAGGGAGAGCTTGTTGCAAAATTCGGCTATCCCATTTGCGAAATGGAGACAGGATTTTTATATTTATTTAAAGAGCAGAGTAAAAAAGGCAGAGTTATTCTGGCTTATAAAGACCATGTCAGCGAACTGGTGGATATTAAAGATGAAGAAAGAAATGCCTTTTTTGCTGATACAGCCAGGGTTTCCAGGGCCATCCATAAAGTATTTAATCCGGATAAGGTCAATTACGGCGCTTACGGCGATACCGGCTGCCACCTTCATATGCACATCGTTCCGAAATATAACGGCGGGGATGAATGGGGCAGTACCTTTACCATGAATCCGGACAAAGTATATTTAACGGATAAAGAATATGAGGAAATGGCGGCTGCCATCCGCGCTGCATTATAA
- a CDS encoding TIGR01440 family protein, giving the protein MLDEIRTQATMAAKELLEAAHLNEKDLVVIGCSSSEISDHRIGSHSSAEIGQTVFSAIYEVFNQQGIYVAAQCCEHLNRALILEKEAAMRYGYEPVNVVPQLKAGSSFATAAYQTLHSPVAVESIKAHAGIDIGDTLIGMHLKAVAVPLRIKTRYIGSAHVVTARTRLKYIGGARACYDDSLG; this is encoded by the coding sequence ATGTTAGATGAAATCAGAACACAAGCCACAATGGCTGCAAAAGAGTTACTGGAAGCGGCACATTTAAATGAGAAGGACTTAGTCGTGATCGGTTGCTCCTCCAGTGAAATATCCGACCACAGGATCGGTTCCCATTCCAGCGCGGAAATCGGACAGACTGTATTTTCTGCCATTTATGAAGTTTTTAACCAACAGGGGATTTACGTTGCAGCCCAGTGCTGCGAGCATTTAAACCGGGCCTTGATCCTGGAAAAGGAGGCCGCTATGCGATATGGCTACGAGCCGGTCAATGTAGTACCCCAGTTAAAAGCCGGCAGCTCCTTTGCCACTGCGGCTTACCAGACCCTGCATTCTCCGGTGGCGGTAGAATCAATAAAGGCCCATGCCGGAATTGATATCGGCGATACCTTAATCGGCATGCACTTAAAGGCCGTGGCCGTTCCGCTCCGAATAAAGACCAGGTACATCGGCTCGGCCCATGTGGTCACCGCCCGTACCAGGCTCAAGTATATTGGCGGAGCCCGTGCCTGCTATGACGATTCCCTGGGATAA
- a CDS encoding peptide ABC transporter substrate-binding protein yields the protein MKKMALVLAAVLASGMVLTACGGSGKSGTAGNETQKTEAAGNTAGGLDLTVQIGPDPETIDPALNSSIDAANMILHAFETLLTFDKDNNIIPGQAETYDVSDDGLTYTFHLRDGLKWSDGSDLTAEDFIYSWKRLADPETAAPYGADMLSMVKGYQDAAAGNVDALAVSAPDAKTIVVELASPCVYFDKIVTHASMAPVKKDVVEAKGDQWSLTPDTYISNGPLKMIEWVPGSHITFAKNENYWDADTVTLNTLKFVLMEDANAAYSAYQTGEVSMIKEIPTDEIPSLQGRPDYHLEPRMATSYTIFNVKKAPFDNVLVRRALNLAVDREYIASTVMAGTVIPAANFVGPGISDAESGSSFEEVTRKNNGGDYFNVSNYEEDLNKAKELLAEAGYPNGEGFPVIEYMTNEAGYNKPIAEYLQSAWSELGIRMDIKIVEWSTFAPTRRAGDFEIARGGWVYDYDDPSNMLNLFTTESGNNDGKYSNPEVDNLLKQARDTADKAEHYEKLHAAEKMIMEDAAVAPLVYSSDFYLQKPELKGTWHSPYGFWFFTHATME from the coding sequence ATGAAGAAAATGGCGCTTGTATTAGCGGCAGTCCTTGCTTCAGGGATGGTCCTGACAGCATGCGGCGGTTCCGGTAAATCCGGTACAGCCGGCAACGAAACACAAAAAACAGAAGCAGCAGGAAATACTGCAGGAGGTCTTGATCTGACAGTACAGATCGGTCCTGATCCGGAAACCATTGATCCGGCCTTAAATTCGTCAATTGACGCAGCTAATATGATCCTGCACGCATTTGAGACACTTTTAACCTTTGATAAGGATAATAATATTATTCCCGGACAGGCAGAGACCTATGATGTGAGTGATGACGGGCTTACATATACATTTCATTTACGTGATGGTTTGAAATGGAGCGACGGCTCTGATCTCACAGCAGAAGACTTCATATATTCATGGAAGCGTCTGGCAGATCCTGAGACAGCAGCTCCTTATGGAGCAGACATGCTTTCCATGGTAAAAGGATATCAGGATGCAGCAGCAGGAAACGTTGATGCACTGGCAGTATCCGCGCCTGATGCCAAAACTATTGTAGTGGAACTGGCATCTCCCTGCGTTTATTTTGATAAAATTGTTACCCATGCCAGCATGGCCCCTGTAAAAAAGGATGTAGTTGAGGCAAAGGGAGACCAGTGGTCTTTAACTCCTGATACCTATATATCCAACGGACCGTTAAAAATGATCGAATGGGTACCAGGTTCCCATATTACCTTTGCTAAGAATGAAAATTACTGGGATGCAGATACTGTAACCTTAAATACCTTAAAATTTGTTCTTATGGAAGATGCCAATGCAGCTTACAGCGCTTATCAGACTGGTGAAGTTTCCATGATCAAGGAAATTCCTACTGATGAGATCCCAAGCCTTCAGGGACGGCCGGATTATCACCTGGAACCCCGTATGGCTACTTCCTATACGATTTTCAACGTAAAAAAGGCTCCCTTTGACAATGTGCTGGTACGCCGTGCATTAAACCTTGCAGTTGACCGTGAGTACATTGCCAGTACCGTAATGGCAGGAACGGTTATACCGGCTGCCAACTTTGTAGGCCCTGGTATTTCTGATGCGGAAAGCGGTTCTTCCTTTGAAGAAGTCACCAGAAAGAATAACGGCGGTGATTACTTTAACGTAAGCAATTATGAAGAAGATCTTAATAAGGCAAAAGAACTTCTGGCAGAAGCAGGCTATCCAAACGGAGAAGGCTTCCCGGTGATCGAATATATGACCAACGAAGCCGGTTACAATAAGCCGATTGCAGAATATTTACAGAGTGCATGGAGCGAGCTGGGCATTAGAATGGATATTAAGATTGTTGAATGGTCTACCTTTGCACCAACCCGCCGGGCCGGTGACTTCGAGATTGCCCGTGGCGGCTGGGTATACGACTATGACGACCCTTCCAATATGCTTAACTTATTCACCACGGAAAGCGGAAACAACGACGGAAAGTATTCTAATCCTGAGGTGGACAACTTATTAAAACAGGCCCGTGATACGGCTGATAAGGCAGAGCATTATGAGAAGCTTCATGCAGCAGAAAAGATGATCATGGAAGATGCAGCGGTTGCTCCGCTTGTATACTCCAGCGATTTCTATTTACAGAAGCCTGAATTAAAGGGCACATGGCACTCTCCCTACGGTTTCTGGTTCTTTACACATGCTACCATGGAATAA